The Clostridium sporogenes genome contains a region encoding:
- the thiS gene encoding sulfur carrier protein ThiS translates to MVYVNGNQVSNADNLCLYDYLIREGYKISFVAVECNGFIVPKNQYKEKILTDGDVVEVVSFVGGG, encoded by the coding sequence ATGGTATACGTAAATGGCAATCAAGTAAGCAACGCAGACAATTTATGCTTATATGATTATCTAATACGCGAAGGTTATAAAATTTCTTTTGTTGCAGTTGAATGTAATGGTTTTATTGTCCCTAAAAATCAATATAAAGAAAAAATATTAACAGATGGTGATGTTGTTGAAGTTGTAAGCTTTGTAGGAGGTGGCTAA